Proteins from a single region of Alternaria dauci strain A2016 chromosome 4, whole genome shotgun sequence:
- a CDS encoding 40S ribosomal protein uS5 translates to MADAPAPARGGFGSRGDRGGDRGRGRGRGRGRRGGKTEEKEWQPVTKLGRLVKAGKIKSMEEIYLHSLPIKEYQVVDFFLPKLKDEVMKIKPVQKQTRAGQRTRFKAIVVIGDSEGHIGLGIKTSKEVATAIRAAIIIAKLSVVPIRRGYWGTNLGEPHSLPTKESGKCGSVTVRLIPAPRGTGLVASPAVKRLLQLAGVSDIYTASSGSTKTLENTLKATFVAVAHTYGFLTPNLWAEKKLTPSPLEEYSDILREGKRY, encoded by the exons ATGGCTGACGCTCCTGCCCCCGCTCGCGGCGGATTCGGTTCTCGTGGAGACCGCGGTGGTGACCGTGGACGTGGTCGCGGACGTGGCCGTGGCCGCCGTGGCGGAAAGACTGAG GAGAAGGAATGGCAGCCCGTCACCAAGCTCGGCCGTCTCGTAAAGGCCGGCAAGATCAAGAGCATGGAGGAGAT CTACCTCCACTCTCTCCCCATCAAGGAGTACCAGGTCGTCGACTTCTTCCTCCCCAAGCTCAAGGACGAGGTCATGAAGATCAAGCCCGTCCAGAAGCAGACCCGTGCCGGTCAGCGTACCCGCTTCAAGgccatcgtcgtcatcggTGACTCCGAGGGCCACATTGGTCTCGGTATCAAGACCTCCAAGGAAGTCGCTACCGCCATCCGCGCcgccatcatcatcgccaaGCTCTCCGTTGTCCCCATCCGAAGAGGTTACTGGGGTACCAACCTTGGTGAGCCTCACTCGCTCCCCACCAAGGAGAGCGGAAAGTGCGGTTCCGTCACTGTCCGTCTCATCCCCGCTCCCCGTGGTACCGGCCTCGTCGCATCGCCCGCTGTCAAGCGTCTCTTGCAATTGGCTGGTGTCTCCGACATCTACACTGCCTCTTCCGGTTCAACCAAGACTCTTGAGAACACCCTGAAGGCTACTTTCGTAGCTGTTGCACACACCTACGGTTTCCTCACCCCCAACTTGTGGGCCGAGAAGAAGCTTACCCCATCCCCGCTCGAGGAGTACAGCGACATCCTCCGTGAGGGTAAGAGGTACTAG